The stretch of DNA AGATTCAAGCAGCATCATGCCGTGTCCATATATTGGGATGGCTACTTGTCACCTCCATCAGAATTCTGGCAGTAATCGAACCGTTCGCCGATGTGCCATTCAGCATCGCGTTCCTGTAGTCGCTGAAGCGTGGTCGACATCTCTTTTCGGAAGTGTTTCGCACGCTTGCCACTCCAGAGAATGGGTCTTGTCGGTGTACCGTGCTTAAGACCACAGGTCGTGATCAGCGCAGTCTCACCGATACGTTCTGCGTTTTCCTCGGTGAGGATGGTCGCACGGCACTTCGTGACGGTCACAAAGTGATGTTGAATCGCCTAGACCGTGTGCGACTGACGTAGAGTATTCAGTGGACTGTAGCTCGCAGTTAGTGTAGTCGACCGACGCGATCCACGCCCGTTGAGCAACCCGAAGGTCTGCGATGCATATCAGAACGCAAAACGTTCTAAGGACGTCCCCAGAAGCCGTCAGCTTCTGGTGTGCGAATGAGACGCATATTCCTCTCATCAACGCGGTAAACGGCGGGATTCTCTCGCTGCTTCAAAATAGCGGTGGCATCGATGAAGGTGGGAGCCCCTGCGTTCACGCTGGACGAAAATATCATTCGGCGGTAATTTGGGGTGAGAGAATCGAGAAGAATTGGAGCTGAAAGCATTCAGTCTACGCGGAAAATTTGAACAAGCTACTCTGCGATCGGGTGTGGGTAATCTGCGATCGGTGTGTAAACAGTTTCAGTTGTTACTATGGTACATCCCTGCCTGACTTAAGTCCCCATGAGTACGACATCGCCGTTTCGCATCGGCCTTTTGGAGCTTCGGTGAGATACCAGGAACTGTTTTCTCGAGTTCACTGATACGGATTGCTGTAACGATTTGCCGGCGCAACCGCCGCACGGGTCGCAGTTGCGCCGGAAATGACTTACAGTAAATCGTATGAATCGGAGCGACCGTGATTCCAGAAGAGCGATTAGTACAACCGGATCCCATTTGTTCGAGACCAATGAGAGCGCATCGAGAGCAGCCCGATTGTTTGGTGGTACGATAACGTCATCTTTGCCCATACACCCTACATGGTAGCAATACGATATTCTTGCAACGACTGATTCACAGAAATACAAGGTCGAAGTTGACGACTTCAGTCGTGGATCACTGACACCGGCGAAAGCGTCGGTCGTACTGGTCCACTTTCACTCCGGTTGGATCACCTATATACAGAAAGCCGTAGAATCAACCTACTAACGTAGTGGATACCGGAGTCCACCCTCGCAATACGGACAATCACCTCAATCACCTCGTGGAAAGATCTGTTGCCACATCACCGATCGATACAAGACTACCGCTCTGTTACCGAATCCTCTCCCTCCACATGTCATTCACCCAATATTCTGTGGCATTGTACACCTGCATCTCACACCGCACTCTAAATCCACGGCCAGTGAACACAACTTCTGAACGGGTATCTCGCCATGATTAAACTGAGACAAATATTCGCGCGCAATTCGGAACAGGTCCTGTTCGAATGCCGGCGATGCGGGACGAATGTAGAGCCGGACACCGAGAGATGCCCCGAATGCGATTCGACCGACATTACACGGTACGAACTATGATACGGCGATACGAACTGTGTCGAGGATACCAAAACGGACTATTCGGAGTGACGTGGCGCTAACGAACGGAGAACCGCGGCCTGTCGGGTACATCGGATAGTTCGGGAGTAGCTGCTCGTGTTGTATTCAAGCTACTCGAGTATCCTCTCGAGAGCGTCTCGAAAACTAAAATAAGGCGAGAAGCTATCATACTGCAACGCGAACTGCGGAGTAATGAGTACGGCTGTCGACATCACCCAACAGTACTCGTTTCCGTCACCAATCGACGTGACAGCAGTGCTGGAGCGACTGGGAATCCAGTTCCTGGACGTCAACGAACGTCGCGCGATCGTGATCTTCGACCGCGCCATTCTCAATCTCGAGGCACGGAACGGGAGACTGACTGCTCTCGAGCGGGTAGCGATTACGGTCTACGATATCCCGCTGGACGATGACCGGGAGATCGAAAGCGAAAGCGAGGCCGCAATCGAACTGGTCGAAGACTTCCGTGAGCAATTATCGAGTACCGTGGGCACGAGTACGGAGAACCTCGCGTGAGGAGCGCTGGTGTTGTGAGTATCGCGAACATGCCGAAAAGATATAGTTAGGGATCAAGAACGAACGTAGAGGTCAAGAAAGAACGGCGAGAACGAAGACACCCACACCCCACGTTTCCGTCGTATTGTTGTGAGAGGTGGGGGGGCCGTTTTCTCAGGAGTGGATGGGGCACCCCCCACGTTTCCGTCGTTTCTCCAGGAAAGTGCGGAGGAAAGCACGGTTAGAAAGACGTCAGAAGGACGCTGACGTGCGGTTAGAGTTTATAGACGAATATGGACCCAACGTCAAAGGGCCGTACAGTTAGCGTTGTATAGCTAGATATAGATACTAACACCTCATAGACACTAACACCTAGATTGAAGTGCCTAGGCTGAGAATAGTTCACTAACTTAACTTCGTTAGTTGATACAAGAAGTGTAACTTCGTTGTATCGGTCGAAACAAGGGTGCTACCTCGATATCTACTTCAGTCGGTGATCCGCGGTTGACCGGCGTTCTATTAGGTATCCACCTCTCCGACCCTCGCTTCATCACCCCTCCCCCCTTCTTCGCCGAGTTACGACGGAAACGTGGGGTGTGGGGGTAGGAAAAACAATCCCCCAACACTCCGCTTTAGACTTCTTCTCGGCATACGTCGGAAACTCGGTTGTACTATCAATTCTCTTATCCGACCGCTAGATCCCCTCACTAGCCTATATTATCGATAATTACGTCGGAAATGTGGGGTGGGGCCGTCCGCTAGTTTTATACACCTCCCGCGCACACCGTGTGATACCGAATGACATCAGACTCCTCGTCCAACTCCGTGGACGATCCGCTGTTCGAATCGGGGCATCGGATTTTCTCGAACAAGGATCTCCTGAAAATCGGCCACGTGCCGGAGGCCGACCGGATCGTCGGTCGCGACGAAGAGATCTCGAAATTAGCGAAGCGACTGAACGGGGCCGTTCACGGCTACTCCCCGGAGAACGTGATGATCTACGGAAAGACGGGGACGGGAAAGTCCTTGGTCTCGATGCACGTCTCTCAACGCGCCCGAAACGCCGCACAGGACGGAGTCGCGATCGGAACCGCGTACATCGATTGTGCAGAAGACAACACGGAAACGCAGGCGATCTCTTCTCTAGCCGCGAAGTTGAACGACGAATCAGTCACCGGTATCACCGTTCCACACACCGGTCTGAGCACGTCGAAATATTACAAACTCCTCTGGCAGACGCTCGACGCACAGTTCGACTCCGTCATCATCATCCTCGACGAGATCGATCTGATGAACGACGATAGTCTGTTGATGAAGCTCTCTCGAGCCGAGGAAGCGGGGAAGATCGACTGTAGCATCGGCATCATCGCGATCAGTAACAAGATCCAGTACGTCGATAATACGAACGAACGCGTGAAGAGTAGCTTCCAGCACAAGGAGCTGTTCTTCAAGCCCTACGACGCGAATCAGCTCCGAGAAATCATGCTCAACCGGGCAGACGCATTCCAGGACGGTGTTCTTTCCGACGACGTCGTTCCGCTCTCTGCGGCGTTCGCCGCGCAAGAACACGGTGACGCCCGAAAGGCGATCGATATCCTCCGTCACGCCGGCGAGGTCGCGTATGAGGAGGGCGCCGAGAAAGTTCGGGAAGAACACGTACGACAGGCCCAACAGCACGCCGAAAAGGATCGGTTTCGAGAACTCGTCAACGGTGCACCCACGCAGGCGAAAGCTGCCCTCCTCGCGTTGACCGAACTCAGCGTCAACTCCGACGACGACGCGTTCCTCACCAGCCGCGTCTACGATCAGTACGAACAGATCTGCGAGTATCTTGACATGGATATTCTCTCGGTC from Natronorubrum tibetense GA33 encodes:
- a CDS encoding orc1/cdc6 family replication initiation protein; translation: MTSDSSSNSVDDPLFESGHRIFSNKDLLKIGHVPEADRIVGRDEEISKLAKRLNGAVHGYSPENVMIYGKTGTGKSLVSMHVSQRARNAAQDGVAIGTAYIDCAEDNTETQAISSLAAKLNDESVTGITVPHTGLSTSKYYKLLWQTLDAQFDSVIIILDEIDLMNDDSLLMKLSRAEEAGKIDCSIGIIAISNKIQYVDNTNERVKSSFQHKELFFKPYDANQLREIMLNRADAFQDGVLSDDVVPLSAAFAAQEHGDARKAIDILRHAGEVAYEEGAEKVREEHVRQAQQHAEKDRFRELVNGAPTQAKAALLALTELSVNSDDDAFLTSRVYDQYEQICEYLDMDILSVRRFRDILKEQAFLGVVEIEKINKGSAGGIHLQNRLIEDPQVVRETILEDSRMQNWNAE